In Cherax quadricarinatus isolate ZL_2023a chromosome 61, ASM3850222v1, whole genome shotgun sequence, a single window of DNA contains:
- the LOC128699257 gene encoding cuticle protein 7-like, whose amino-acid sequence MVGVVVAVGINVAVSVTANQPSRALYPRHSSSLPPSDKQSGSYNFQYGVKDDQGGAHFGQDETYDGHLIKGSYYIALPDGRMQTVKYQADHVIGYVADVEFDGEAVHPITRDVDPITFKSSFFLSPTTVPVAYSTIPPHQSFPSPADQSSDHHDSTFGEDIGHHHDSTFGEDIGPSDPHQPQDRS is encoded by the exons ATGGTGGGCGTGGTTGTCGCGGTGGGTATAAATGTAGCGGTGAGCGTGACAGCCAACCAGCCTTCTCGGGCTCTGTATCCCAGACACTCGTCTTCCTTGCCCCCTTCTGACAAACAG AGTGGAAGCTACAACTTCCAGTACGGTGTGAAGGATGACCAAGGTGGTGCACACTTCGGTCAGGACGAGACTTACGACGGGCACCTCATCAAGGGATCCTACTACATCGCTCTGCCCGATGGCAGAATGCAGACC GTGAAATACCAGGCAGACCACGTCATTGGTTATGTTGCTGACGTAGAGTTTGACGGGGAGGCCGTGCACCCCATCACCAGAGACGTAGACCCCATCACCTTCAAGTCCAGCTTCTTCCTATCCCCAACCACCGTACCGGTCGCATATTCAACTATTCCACCACACCAATCCTTCCCGTCACCTGCAGATCAAAGTTCAGACCACCATGACTCCACCTTCGGAGAGGACATCGGACACCACCATGACTCCACCTTCGGAGAGGACATCGGACCTTCCGATCCCCATCAACCTCAAGACCGGAGCTAA